One Mycolicibacterium parafortuitum DNA segment encodes these proteins:
- a CDS encoding acyl-CoA dehydrogenase family protein, with protein MQLRQDAGLDELRQRVRDLAARHAPPRQARTGVRAPEAEDIPALRRWTGLLFAEQLLGVNWPVEFGGLVDPHPLHESVVLTELVRAGAPGPVGGGLLAAAAIISSGTAEQKEYFLPRIRSGEHIWCQLFSEPDAGSDLASLRTRARRDGDEFVVDGQKVWTTNGQHADWGYLLARTDSEAPKHAGITAFALDMSTPGVTVRPLREITGTSDFNEVFFDGVRIPAERVIGEVNRGWAVTTASLAQERAGAGGGASLFAALDRLVRLACDVDRDGVPAIDCDDIRQTIGRLAAEVHVNALVSAYGESRALHGSGDIADAPASKIMFSEVNLGLHEFGFSLQGQDGIRVEGDPEVADDGWWQDGFLYARAFTIAGGTNEVLRNMIAERALGLPRG; from the coding sequence TTGCAACTCAGGCAGGACGCGGGACTCGACGAACTGCGGCAGCGTGTTCGCGACCTCGCAGCCCGTCACGCACCGCCGCGGCAGGCGCGCACCGGCGTGCGCGCGCCCGAGGCCGAGGACATCCCCGCGCTGCGGAGATGGACCGGGCTGTTGTTCGCTGAACAGTTGCTGGGCGTGAACTGGCCGGTCGAGTTCGGCGGCCTGGTCGATCCGCACCCGCTGCACGAGTCGGTGGTGCTCACCGAACTCGTTCGGGCGGGCGCACCGGGTCCGGTCGGCGGTGGCCTGCTGGCCGCCGCGGCGATCATCTCATCGGGGACCGCCGAGCAGAAGGAGTACTTCCTTCCGCGCATCCGGTCCGGCGAGCACATCTGGTGCCAGCTGTTCAGCGAACCCGACGCGGGCAGCGACCTGGCGAGCCTACGGACCAGGGCGCGGCGCGACGGCGACGAGTTCGTCGTCGACGGTCAGAAGGTGTGGACCACCAACGGCCAGCACGCCGATTGGGGATATCTGCTGGCGCGCACCGATTCCGAGGCGCCCAAGCACGCGGGTATCACCGCGTTCGCCCTCGACATGTCCACCCCGGGGGTGACCGTGCGCCCGTTGCGCGAGATCACCGGGACCTCCGACTTCAACGAGGTCTTCTTCGACGGAGTGCGGATCCCGGCCGAGCGGGTGATCGGTGAAGTGAACCGGGGCTGGGCGGTGACCACCGCCAGCCTGGCGCAGGAACGGGCGGGTGCGGGTGGCGGCGCGTCGCTGTTCGCCGCGCTGGACCGCCTGGTCCGCCTCGCCTGCGATGTCGACCGCGACGGTGTGCCCGCCATCGACTGCGACGACATCCGCCAGACGATCGGCCGCCTGGCCGCCGAAGTCCATGTCAACGCGCTGGTGTCGGCGTACGGGGAAAGCCGCGCTCTGCACGGCTCCGGTGACATCGCCGACGCCCCGGCCTCGAAGATCATGTTCAGCGAGGTCAATCTCGGCTTGCACGAGTTCGGCTTCAGTCTGCAGGGCCAGGACGGTATCCGCGTCGAAGGTGACCCCGAGGTCGCCGACGACGGCTGGTGGCAGGACGGGTTCCTGTACGCGCGCGCGTTCACGATCGCGGGCGGCACCAACGAGGTACTGCGCAACATGATCGCCGAACGCGCACTCGGTCTTCCCCGCGGTTG
- a CDS encoding acyl-CoA dehydrogenase family protein, with the protein MDFELTDEQRGLIDSTRSLLTRRASVERARQLVDATEGFDADLWKDGTHLGWPALGIAERDGGLGQQVVDLALVCAELAHGLAATPFIPVSVAADAIATSAAEDKSKLLQLISEGSLIAGWAFAEFGRPWGTAGIGTVAARQGDGYRLSGTKVNVQDADAAQLLVVDALLDGAPARFLVPTDTPGVQIARQQTLDVTRSYCDVRFDHVRIDGSALGATGADAAAAITRSMHLHTVLVCAELVGVGQRLLAMTVDYVTERVQFGRPVGSFQAVKHKCADMRIWLQGSTAATYHAAMVLDADPADAERAVSVAKAYASDAAGRIAGEALQLHGGIGFTWEHDLHLYLRRARCGALLSGDARFHRETLCRLMESASV; encoded by the coding sequence GTGGACTTCGAGCTCACCGACGAACAACGGGGCCTGATCGACTCCACCCGGTCGCTTCTGACGCGGCGGGCATCGGTCGAGCGCGCACGCCAACTCGTCGACGCCACCGAAGGTTTCGATGCCGACCTGTGGAAGGATGGAACACATTTGGGGTGGCCCGCACTCGGGATCGCCGAACGCGACGGCGGGCTGGGCCAACAGGTCGTCGACCTCGCATTGGTCTGCGCCGAACTCGCACACGGCCTGGCCGCCACCCCGTTCATCCCGGTCTCGGTGGCCGCCGATGCAATCGCCACGTCTGCGGCGGAGGACAAATCCAAACTGCTGCAGTTGATCTCCGAAGGATCGCTGATCGCGGGATGGGCTTTCGCCGAATTCGGCAGGCCCTGGGGGACGGCGGGCATCGGCACGGTCGCGGCGCGTCAGGGCGACGGCTACCGGCTGTCCGGCACCAAGGTCAACGTCCAGGACGCCGACGCGGCCCAGCTCCTCGTCGTCGACGCGCTACTCGACGGCGCACCGGCACGTTTCCTCGTGCCCACCGACACCCCCGGCGTGCAGATCGCGCGCCAGCAGACCCTCGACGTGACCCGCAGTTACTGCGACGTCCGGTTCGACCACGTCCGCATCGACGGGTCCGCGCTGGGCGCGACCGGCGCCGACGCGGCCGCGGCGATCACACGGTCCATGCACCTGCACACCGTGCTGGTGTGCGCCGAGCTGGTAGGTGTCGGGCAGCGTCTGCTGGCGATGACGGTCGACTACGTCACGGAGAGGGTCCAGTTCGGCCGACCGGTCGGCAGCTTCCAGGCCGTGAAACACAAATGCGCGGACATGCGGATCTGGTTACAGGGCAGCACCGCCGCCACGTACCACGCGGCGATGGTGCTCGACGCCGACCCCGCGGACGCCGAGCGGGCGGTCAGTGTCGCGAAGGCATACGCCTCAGACGCCGCGGGCCGGATCGCGGGCGAAGCACTGCAGCTCCACGGCGGCATCGGCTTCACCTGGGAGCACGACCTGCACCTGTACCTGCGGCGCGCACGCTGCGGCGCGCTGCTGTCCGGCGACGCCCGTTTCCACCGCGAGACGCTGTGTCGTCTGATGGAGTCCGCGTCGGTCTGA